Proteins found in one Pseudomonas marvdashtae genomic segment:
- a CDS encoding p-hydroxycinnamoyl CoA hydratase/lyase, producing the protein MSNYEGRWTTVKVEIEEGIAWVILNRPEKRNAMSPTLNREMIDVLETLEQDPAAGVLVLTGAGEAWTAGMDLKEYFREVDAGPEILQEKIRREASQWQWKLLRMYAKPTIAMVNGWCFGGGFSPLVACDLAICADEATFGLSEINWGIPPGNLVSKAMADTVGHRQSLYYIMTGKTFGGQKAAEMGLVNESVPLAQLREVTIELARNLLEKNPVVLRAAKHGFKRCRELTWEQNEDYLYAKLDQSRLLDTEGGREQGMKQFLDEKSIKPGLQAYKR; encoded by the coding sequence ATGAGCAATTACGAAGGTCGCTGGACAACCGTCAAGGTCGAGATCGAGGAGGGCATCGCCTGGGTCATCCTCAATCGCCCGGAAAAACGCAATGCCATGAGCCCGACCCTCAACCGCGAGATGATCGATGTGCTGGAGACCCTGGAACAGGACCCGGCCGCTGGCGTGCTGGTGCTGACTGGCGCTGGTGAAGCGTGGACCGCCGGCATGGACCTCAAGGAATATTTCCGCGAAGTGGACGCCGGGCCGGAAATCCTTCAGGAGAAGATCCGTCGCGAAGCCTCGCAATGGCAGTGGAAACTCCTGCGCATGTACGCCAAGCCCACCATCGCGATGGTCAACGGTTGGTGCTTCGGCGGCGGTTTCAGTCCGCTGGTGGCGTGCGACCTGGCGATCTGCGCCGACGAGGCGACGTTCGGCCTGTCGGAAATCAACTGGGGCATTCCGCCCGGCAACCTGGTCAGCAAGGCGATGGCCGACACCGTGGGGCATCGCCAGTCGCTGTACTACATCATGACCGGCAAGACGTTTGGCGGGCAGAAAGCCGCCGAAATGGGCCTGGTCAACGAAAGCGTGCCGTTGGCGCAGTTGCGCGAAGTCACCATTGAGCTGGCGCGCAACCTCTTGGAGAAAAACCCCGTGGTGCTGCGCGCGGCCAAGCATGGCTTCAAGCGCTGCCGCGAACTGACCTGGGAGCAAAACGAGGATTACCTCTACGCCAAGCTGGACCAGTCGCGCTTGCTCGACACTGAAGGTGGTCGCGAGCAGGGCATGAAACAGTTCCTCGACGAGAAGAGCATCAAGCCGGGCCTGCAAGCCTACAAGCGCTGA